The Streptomyces sp. NBC_00510 genomic interval CGGACTTCCTCAGCCCGCATCCGTCCGGTCCCTCGCCAACCGTCGAGGAGGAGCTGGAGCGGGTGCGGGCCACGCCGCCCGACCGTGTCCTCGGCGAACTGGAGGCGTTGCGCGAAGGCCGCCCCTGCAACGGGCTGGCCGGAGCGGAGCTGCCGCCCGGGGTGCGGCGCGCGATGGGGCGGGGCGGCGGGCACGTCGCCCGGCAGGTCGCGGAGGAACTGCGGCGCTACTGGGAGCTCGCCTTCGCCCCGCACTGGCCCGACGCGAGGGCCGCGCTCGACGCGGAGGTCGACCGGTGCGCGGGCGTACTGGCCCGGCAGGGCGCCGCGGGGCTGTTCAACTCGCTGCACCCCGGGATCCGGTGGGACGGCGGCACGCTGCGCGTCGAGAGCCGCTTCTCGGTGGGCCTCGCCGTTCCCCTGGTGGTCGTGGTGCCGTCGCTGGTGTCGGGGGCGCCGGGGGTGGTCGTGGATCCGGTGCGCGGCGGGCGGCGGCCGCCGATGGTGGCCTTTCCCGTGCGGGACCGGCCCGCCGCGCCGGTGCCCCCGTCCGCCGAACTGGCCAGGCTGCTCGGCCCCACCCGGGCGGGGCTGCTCGGGGCGCTGGCGCGGCCGGCGTCCACCACGCAGCTCGCGGCGCGTCACTTCCTGAGCGCCGCCACGGTCTCGTACCACCTGGGGGTGCTGCACCAGGCCGGTCTCGTCACCCGTTCCCGGTCGGGTCGGACGGTGCTGTACCGGCGCACGCCCGCCGGGTCGCGGCTGACGGGGCGGGGCTGACCCCCGGTGGCCCGGCCCACCGGGGCCACCGGGGCCACCGGGGCCACCGGTCAGGCCGTGACGGTCTCGCC includes:
- a CDS encoding winged helix-turn-helix domain-containing protein, giving the protein MIELTVDAAGLARSHFAVSPLHEVSATLLPWGLRPGPEADPWVSRARRVLRRARLPLLSELALDGGGYVPDFLSPHPSGPSPTVEEELERVRATPPDRVLGELEALREGRPCNGLAGAELPPGVRRAMGRGGGHVARQVAEELRRYWELAFAPHWPDARAALDAEVDRCAGVLARQGAAGLFNSLHPGIRWDGGTLRVESRFSVGLAVPLVVVVPSLVSGAPGVVVDPVRGGRRPPMVAFPVRDRPAAPVPPSAELARLLGPTRAGLLGALARPASTTQLAARHFLSAATVSYHLGVLHQAGLVTRSRSGRTVLYRRTPAGSRLTGRG